One genomic region from Populus nigra chromosome 8, ddPopNigr1.1, whole genome shotgun sequence encodes:
- the LOC133702304 gene encoding uncharacterized protein LOC133702304 translates to MFMDPPCNLAPVSGFYSMLSRELDDLDQSFLSHNFISVQFLSKVLSSLQSFHSQLTTLVQELHLPVGEKWLDEYMDESSRLWEACLVLKSGVLAMENHHSSGANIVSSLDGYRRHSNAQVSRQVIRAIVGCQREVIVLEEENKRLMETRVEALSLKFEGTFNSVMIESSWFNAFNGFRGVLHAMRNVNSLLLLILLAGLVYCWPPFWQRAAAFREGEQMTFGSAFMDSIARLQRRVENGMDQIGGQSASSAGIMLYEFRQARIAMEELKAELESGGAVECESGMDIQDKVDSLKSCFGLLRCGVETIIGQLDDFFDEIVEGRKKLLGMCSRQPRT, encoded by the exons ATGTTTATGGATCCTCCATGCAACCTTGCTCCTGTCAGTGGTTTCTACAGCATGCTTTCAAGAGAACTTGATGACCTCGATCAGAGCTTCCTATCTCACAACTTCATCTCTGTTCAGTTCCTTTCCAAAGTTCTATCCTCTCTCCAATCTTTCCATTCTCAGCTAACCACTCTGGTTCAAGAACTTCACCTTCCCGTGGGAGAAAAGTGGCTTGACGAGTACATGGATGAAAGCTCCAGGCTCTGGGAAGCCTGTCTCGTACTCAAATCAGGTGTTCTAGCTATGGAAAACCACCACTCCTCCGGTGCCAATATAGTTTCCTCTCTCGATGGTTATCGTCGCCATTCGAATGCACAAGTTTCACGTCAG GTTATCCGTGCAATCGTAGGTTGTCAAAGGGAAGTTATAGTGCTGGAAGAGGAGAACAAGAGGTTGATGGAAACAAGAGTAGAAGCGTTGTCACTGAAGTTCGAAGGAACTTTTAATAGTGTAATGATTGAGTCGAGCTGGTTCAATGCATTCAATGGATTTCGAGGTGTTCTACACGCAATGAGGAATGTTAACTCGTTGCTTCTATTGATATTGCTTGCTGGGCTAGTGTATTGTTGGCCACCTTTTTGGCAAAGAGCAGCTGCGTTTCGGGAGGGGGAGCAGATGACGTTTGGTTCAGCCTTCATGGATTCAATAGCAAGACTGCAGCGAAGAGTGGAAAACGGAATGGATCAAATTGGTGGGCAATCGGCTTCATCAGCTGGTATCATGCTTTATGAGTTCAGGCAGGCAAGAATTGCAATGGAGGAGCTCAAGGCAGAGCTGGAGAGTGGTGGCGCTGTGGAGTGTGAATCAGGCATGGACATCCAAGACAAGGTTGACAGCTTGAAGAGTTGCTTTGGGTTGCTGAGATGTGGGGTAGAGACCATAATTGGACAGCTTGATGATTTCTTTGATGAAATAGTTGAAGGGAGGAAGAAGCTTTTGGGCATGTGCTCTCGTCAGCCCCGCACGTAA